A genomic window from Helicobacter suis HS1 includes:
- a CDS encoding alginate lyase family protein, which yields MAKEVVRTNTANYNSGPNKGIKGIAYTHFALEPISVAGQLLCENGFDLWHSRAAQRLFIAYNTTAGWVLNPTTFPYYQPNLIGINHDAYFLLLNQYFTSLAGQQAIKQDHFKGDKFRLEFNDDLKIRK from the coding sequence ATGGCAAAGGAGGTTGTGCGCACTAACACGGCTAATTATAACAGCGGGCCTAATAAGGGCATTAAAGGGATTGCCTATACACATTTTGCGCTTGAACCAATCAGTGTGGCCGGACAATTGCTTTGTGAAAATGGTTTTGATCTATGGCACAGCCGCGCGGCTCAAAGACTCTTTATTGCCTATAATACAACCGCAGGGTGGGTACTCAATCCTACGACTTTTCCTTATTACCAACCAAACTTAATTGGTATCAACCACGACGCCTATTTTTTGCTGTTAAACCAATACTTTACAAGTTTAGCAGGACAACAAGCAATCAAACAGGATCATTTTAAAGGCGATAAGTTTAGGTTAGAATTTAACGATGATTTAAAAATCAGAAAATAG
- a CDS encoding DNA polymerase: MIQILELKEGLGLAVLLLNALDQEGEFFCISLNQESIQCLHSLSQHKLIAYNLKEVCSLLRGYNFPFPTCYEDIGILAWLENCYLEPSLHALGQYLGEQGYDLAGLEDTEALFKASINARLILKAYKHYKEVLSQELWGIAHKLEYPLLELLYTMQGHGFLLDIAYFKVLQQEFKENLENLEQSMQNMLSMPLNVNSSRQWAQVLYEHLGLESKGIKKGKIGLSTNEASLKALQATYAQSEVRGVCVGVLLTKLLNYREIFKLQSTYVEPFLKRHTQGKIHTTFYQNKTASSRLSSANPNLQNIPIRHDLGRKIARGFIASAGCVLIGVDYSQIELRLLAHFSEDQALLKAFEQKEDIHLNTATALFGNQAQAKRPIAKAINFGLIYGMGARKLAQTLQISQEEAKAYMERYFNKFPTIKNFLEELKARILQEGQVTTLLGHVRRFSFKQASPKLHADYLREGVNTLFQGSASDLVKLAMLAIYQKYESRADIKMLVQVHDELILEVSEIEARELQQEIKTLMENIYPLRVPLECHASIASNWADLKV, from the coding sequence GTGATTCAGATTTTAGAACTTAAAGAGGGGCTGGGGTTGGCTGTGCTCTTGCTTAATGCATTAGATCAAGAGGGCGAATTTTTTTGCATTTCTTTAAACCAAGAAAGTATACAATGTTTGCACTCACTCAGCCAGCATAAACTCATCGCCTATAACCTTAAAGAGGTCTGTAGCTTGCTTAGGGGTTATAACTTTCCCTTTCCAACTTGCTATGAAGATATTGGGATTTTAGCTTGGCTAGAAAATTGCTATTTAGAACCTTCTTTGCATGCCTTAGGGCAGTATTTAGGAGAGCAGGGTTATGATTTAGCCGGTTTAGAGGATACAGAGGCGCTTTTTAAAGCCTCTATCAATGCGCGTTTAATCTTAAAAGCCTACAAACATTACAAAGAGGTTTTAAGCCAAGAATTATGGGGTATAGCCCACAAACTTGAATACCCGCTTTTAGAATTGCTCTATACAATGCAAGGGCATGGATTTTTGCTAGATATTGCCTATTTTAAGGTTTTGCAACAAGAATTTAAAGAGAATTTAGAAAATTTAGAACAAAGCATGCAAAACATGCTCTCTATGCCACTTAATGTCAATTCCTCTAGGCAGTGGGCACAGGTGCTTTATGAACATTTAGGGCTTGAAAGCAAGGGGATTAAAAAAGGCAAAATAGGGCTTTCTACCAACGAGGCAAGTTTAAAAGCCTTGCAGGCAACTTATGCTCAATCAGAAGTGCGGGGGGTTTGCGTGGGTGTATTACTCACTAAACTTTTAAACTACCGCGAAATATTCAAACTCCAATCTACCTATGTAGAACCCTTTTTAAAACGACACACTCAGGGGAAAATCCACACTACTTTTTACCAAAATAAAACCGCCTCCTCAAGACTGAGTTCTGCTAACCCTAATTTGCAAAATATCCCTATACGCCATGATTTAGGTAGAAAGATAGCCCGGGGTTTTATTGCCTCTGCTGGCTGTGTTTTAATTGGGGTGGATTATTCTCAGATTGAATTAAGGCTTTTAGCACATTTTAGTGAGGATCAAGCCCTCTTAAAAGCCTTTGAGCAAAAAGAGGACATCCATCTTAACACCGCTACCGCCCTTTTTGGCAATCAGGCTCAGGCTAAACGCCCTATTGCAAAGGCGATTAATTTTGGCTTAATTTATGGCATGGGGGCTAGAAAATTAGCCCAAACCCTGCAGATTAGCCAAGAGGAGGCTAAGGCTTACATGGAGCGTTATTTTAATAAATTCCCCACGATTAAAAATTTTTTAGAGGAGCTGAAAGCGCGTATTTTACAAGAAGGGCAGGTTACTACGCTTTTAGGGCATGTGCGCCGTTTCTCTTTTAAACAAGCTAGCCCTAAACTGCATGCTGATTATCTACGCGAGGGAGTTAATACCCTTTTTCAGGGAAGTGCTAGCGATTTGGTTAAATTAGCTATGCTTGCGATTTATCAAAAATATGAAAGTCGCGCAGATATTAAAATGCTAGTACAAGTACATGATGAGCTGATTTTAGAGGTGAGTGAGATAGAGGCTAGAGAGTTGCAACAAGAAATTAAGACCCTTATGGAGAATATCTACCCCTTACGCGTGCCATTAGAATGCCATGCTAGCATAGCTAGTAACTGGGCAGATTTAAAGGTTTAG
- a CDS encoding peptidoglycan recognition protein family protein, with amino-acid sequence MCYIGGLDFNHKPKDTRTPEQKEALKSLCLKLLKENVAAKLYGHRDFEPKKDCPCFDVIEEALEWGLDHV; translated from the coding sequence ATTTGTTATATTGGTGGCCTTGATTTTAATCACAAACCTAAAGACACCCGCACTCCAGAACAAAAAGAGGCGCTTAAAAGCCTATGCTTAAAGCTACTTAAAGAGAATGTAGCGGCTAAACTCTATGGGCATCGTGATTTTGAGCCTAAAAAAGATTGCCCATGTTTTGATGTGATTGAGGAGGCGTTAGAGTGGGGGTTAGATCATGTTTAA
- a CDS encoding phage protein GemA/Gp16 family protein, translated as MTEKQKAFRKSLLAQIHMEPLQKLLAKSGIWERWLNERFYVTSCKDLAIEHLIDVLALLRRSSERYKRIRDPKAPTKKQANLIADLLDDLDMTLADFEKLAWRICKTRTNALTKQQASHLIFALKNMVKVQEQKFCQLAINDPNYVPSYLKNNQ; from the coding sequence ATGACAGAAAAGCAAAAAGCTTTTAGAAAAAGCCTCTTAGCCCAAATCCACATGGAGCCACTCCAAAAATTATTAGCAAAGTCTGGTATCTGGGAGCGCTGGCTAAATGAGCGCTTTTATGTCACAAGTTGCAAAGATTTAGCCATTGAACACCTTATAGATGTGTTGGCCTTATTGCGCCGCTCCTCTGAGCGCTACAAAAGAATTAGAGATCCCAAAGCGCCGACAAAAAAACAAGCCAACTTAATCGCCGATCTTTTAGATGATTTAGATATGACTTTAGCGGATTTTGAAAAGTTAGCATGGCGGATTTGCAAAACGCGCACAAATGCACTCACTAAGCAACAAGCTAGTCACCTCATCTTCGCGCTTAAAAACATGGTAAAAGTACAAGAACAAAAATTTTGCCAACTAGCCATTAATGATCCAAACTATGTCCCTAGCTACCTTAAAAACAACCAATAA